One part of the Humulus lupulus chromosome 9, drHumLupu1.1, whole genome shotgun sequence genome encodes these proteins:
- the LOC133799534 gene encoding equilibrative nucleotide transporter 3-like: protein MTKTVDETGDSFRHQGKNTAIVVCWFLGLGSLVAWNSMLTIGDYYYALFPDYHPSRVLTLVYQPFALGTMILLAYNEAKIDTRKRNLCGYTLFFASTLLLIVVDLVTYGKGGLGPYIGICGLVAAFGVADAHVQGGMVGDLAFMLPEFMQSFFAGLAASGVLTSGLRLVTRAAFDKTDHGLRKGTLLFLAISALFEFICILLYAFIFPKLPIVKHFRSKAASQGSKTVKADLAAAGVQTQEGQVDEVRMTNKQLLLENIDYAIGLYLIYILTLSIFPGFLYENTGKHQLGSWYPLVLMAMYNLLDFISRYTPLVKCLNIESRKGLMVAILARFLFIPAFYFTAKYGDQGWMILLTSLLGLTNGHLTVCVLTAAPKGYKGPEQNALGNILVVFLLAGIFSGVSADWLWLIGNSSF from the exons ATGACGAAGACTGTGGATGAAACCGGGGATTCGTTCAGGCATCAG GGAAAGAATACAGCCATAGTAGTATGTTGGTTTCTGGGACTGGGCTCTCTTGTGGCGTGGAACAGTATGCTGACCATTGGAGATTACTACTATGCATTATTCCCG GATTACCATCCTTCTAGGGTGCTTACTCTTGTCTATCAACCGTTCGCTCTTGGAACAATGATACTACTAGCATACAATGAAGCCAAGATTGACACTAGAAAGCGCAATTTGTGTGGATACACTCTCTTCTTCGCAAGTACCTTGCTGCTCATAGTT GTTGACTTGGTCACATATGGCAAGGGAGGATTGGGACCTTATATAGGCATATGTGGACTTGTAGCTGCTTTTGGGGTGGCAGATGCCCATGTTCAAGGTGGAATGGTTGGAGACTTGGCTTTTATGCTCCCTGAATTCATGCAg TCCTTCTTCGCTGGCTTGGCTGCATCAGGCGTTTTAACATCTGGTTTGAGGCTAGTCACTAGAGCGGCCTTTGACAAAACTGACCATGGTCTTCGAAAGGGTACTT TGTTATTTCTTGCAATCTCTGCATTGTTCGAGTTCATATGCATTTTACTCTATGCATTTATCTTTCCAAAGCTACCAATAGTGAAACACTTCCGGAGTAAAGCAGCTTCACAAGGATCAAAAACCGTGAAAGCTGATCTCGCGGCCGCCGGTGTCCAAACACAAGAAGGCCAA GTTGATGAAGTAAGGATGACCAACAAGCAATTACTACTAGAGAACATCGATTATGCTATTGGTTTGTACCTGATTTATATCCTCACATTGTCCATCTTTCCCGGTTTCCTCTATGAAAATACAGGAAAACACCAGTTGGGCTCATG GTATCCACTAGTATTGATGGCAATGTACAATCTATTGGATTTTATATCAAGATACACTCCCCTTGTGAAGTGCTTAAATATTGAATCAAGAAAGGGTCTCATGGTGGCGATTCTTGCTCGTTTCTTGTTCATCCCAGCATTCTACTTCACAGCCAAATATGGTGATCAAGGATGGATGATCTTGCTTACTTCACTATTAGGGTTAACCAATGGTCATCTCACTGTTTGTGTTCTTACAGCTGCACCAAAAGGTTACAAG GGTCCTGAGCAAAATGCCCTAGGTAATATCCTAGTGGTGTTTCTTCTTGCAGGCATATTTTCAGGTGTTTCTGCTGATTGGTTGTGGCTCATTGGTAATAGCTCATTTTAA